CCAGCGAGATGAACGTGGTCAGGGCGGCGCCCTTGTTGCCGCGCTCTTCCTTTTCAACCTGGACGATCAGTTCCTGGCCTTCGCGCAGGGCGTCCTGGATGCGCGCGCTGCGCACGTCCACGCCTTCCTTGAAGTAGCTGCGGGCCACTTCCTTGAAGGGCAGGAAGCCGTGACGGTCTTCGCCGTAGTTGACGAAGCAGGCTTCGAGGCCGGGTTCGATACGGGTGATGACACCTTTGTAGATGTTGCCTTTGCGTTGTTCGCGGCCGGCAGTCTCGATGTCGAGGTCGATGAGCTTCTGCCCATCAACGATAGCGACGCGCAATTCTTCCTGGTGCGTCGCATTGAACAGCATGCGCTTCATGAGAGGGGTTCTCCGTTGTCATGACGCGCCGATATCGGCGCGTGACCTCGGGTCACTCGGGCGCAGCGGCTGAAGCGGGCAAGAAGGATGCGGACCGTACCTGGGCGGCGCCCAGGCGTATCCGCCGCGGGTCAGGCGGGCACGTCGTGCCGTACGGCACGGGGTTCTGTCAGCAGGAGGGTCAGCTTCACTGAGTGTGGTTTGACGGAATGTGCTGTGAACGTCAGTTGCGGCAGGAATGGATGCCGACGCGCAACTGGTGCTTTAAATAGTAGATGCGACGATTCTTGCGATGCTTCAGGGCGCTTGCGGCAAGCAACGGACCTGCGGCGACAGCGGGCAAAAAGTGAATGCCACACCACTGTCCGGCAGGCCGCGGTTGCGCCGGCGACCAAGAGACCCAGGGGTTGAATCAGCAGGCAGTACAATGGCGGCCCGCGCGCTCGACGGAGTTGCGTACTTGTTGCATCTCTACGCCAGGCGGCTAGTTCAGCCCCTTAAGGCTGTCCCGATTATATGTCGCTTTCCGCAATGCGCAAAGAAACTTCCTCCCCTGCAAGCCCCCCCGCCGTCCGGATGGTCGAGGTCGACGCCGAACATGCCGGCCAACGCCTGGACAATTACCTGCTGCGGCTGTGCAAAGGCGTGCCCAAGACGCACATCTATAAGGCGATCCGCGGCGGCGAGGTGCGGGTAAACAAGGGCCGTATCCAGGCCGACTACCGGGTGGCCGAGGGCGACATCGTCCGCATTCCGCCCCTGAGGCTGCCCGATCCTGGCGCGCCCAAGCCCGTGCCGGCCGCCGAGTTCCCGGTGGTCTACGAGGATGACGCCATGCTGGTGGTCGACAAGCCCGCCGGCGTGGCGGTGCACGGCGGCAGCGGCGTGTCTTTCGGCGTGATCGAGCAGTTGCGCGCCGCCCGGCCGCAGGCGAAGTTCCTGGAACTGGTCCACCGGCTGGATCGCGAAACGTCCGGCCTGCTCATGGTCGCCAAGAAGCGCAACGCGCTGCTGGCCCTGCACGCCATGCTGCGCGAGGGCAAGGGCGAGAAGCACTACCTGGCGTTGGTGGAGGGCGACTGGGTCAACGACCGCCAGCACATCAAGCTGAGCCTGTCCAAATGGACCACGCAGAGCGGCGAACGCCGGGTCAAGGTGGATCCGGACGGCCAACGTGCGCATACTATTGTCAGCCTGAAGCAGCGTTTCGGTGGTTACAGCCTGGTGGATGCGGAGTTGCGCACGGGGCGCACGCACCAGATCCGGGTCCACCTGGCTTCCAGCGGGTTTCCCATCGTGGGCGACGACAAATATGGCAACGACGAGGTCCGGGCGCAGTTTTCGCGTCAGGGGTTCGGGCGCATGTTTCTGCATGCGCATCGCCTGACGCTGGCGCATCCGCTGACGGGCGAAACCCTGACGCTGACGGCGGAGTTGCCCCCCGCATGCCTGAAGTTGTTGAAACAGTTGGAGTCTGTCTGATGTCTATGTATACGCTGGTGGTGTTCGATTGGGACGGCACCCTGATGGATTCCACTCACAGCATCGTGGCCGCCATTCAAGGCGCCTGTCGCGACCTGGAGCTGCCTGTGCCCTCGGCGTCCGATGCCAGCTGGGTCATAGGCCTGTCCCTGGAAAGCGCGCTGCGCCGCGCGGTGCCCGAGCTGACGCAGGCCATGGTGCCGCGCTTTCTCGAGCGCTATCGCACGCATTATCTGCTGCGGGATCCCGAGCTGCGCCTGTTCGACGGCGTGCCCGAGATGTTGGATGCGCTGGCCGGGCAAGGCATCCAGCTGGCCGTGGCGACCGGCAAGAGCCGTATCGGCCTGAACCGCGCGCTGGCCGCCACCGGGCTGGGGCCCAGGTTCGCGGCTACCCGGACCGCCGACGAGACCTTCAGCAAGCCGCATCCGGCCATGCTGCATGAGCTGATGCAGGAACTGGACGTGACGCCGGAGCAGGTCCTGATGGTGGGGGACACATCGCACGACCTGCAGATGGCCATCAATGCCGGCGTGCACGGCCTGGGCGTGACCTACGGCGCGCATACCCTGAAAGAACTTGAGGGTTGCTCGCCCCAGGCGGTGCTGGGCAGCGTGCCCCTGGTGCGCGAGTGGTTGCTTGACCGGGTGCGCGCCGCCGCCTGAGCGCGGGCCGACGCTCGCCGGCGACGTTTCCTTCAATCGGAATCCCCGTGATCCGGCCGAGCCGTGTCATCGTGCTCCGGAACGTCTTGCTCCTGATCCGGTCTATCCGCCTGGTGTGACGCGCCGGGCGGGCGCAGGCTGAAGATCGGCGCATTTCGCCCGGAGCGGAATATCATGGGGCGCACAGTCGTCCATGGATTGCGCCGCGCGTTTTTCGTGGCCGCCGACTTCGGAGATCATGATGCTGATACGCAAGCCCGACGCCATCCAGTCGTCCGAGATCACGCCTGAGCGGGTCTGGCGCGCCAGGCGCGATCTGATCCTGGGGGCGGGCGTCGCCGCGGCGGGCCTGGGCCTGCCGGGGTGGGCGGGCCGCGCCTGGGCCGCGAATGCGCCCGTGGGCGAGCCGGCCGTGCTGCCCGGGCAGGCAAGTCCCCTGAGCGTCATGGACAAGCAGACGTCGCTGTCTGATATCACGTCCTACAACAACTACTATGAATTCGGCCTGGACAAGAGCGACCCGGCGGCTCATGCGGGCAAGTTGCAGACGCGCCCCTGGACGGTGAGCGTCGAAGGCGAGGTCGGCAAGCCGCGCACCTTCGATATCGAAGAACTGCTCAAGCTCGCGCCCATGGAAGAGCGGGTCTACCGGTTGCGCTGTGTCGAAGGCTGGTCCATGGTCATTCCCTGGGTGGGCTATTCGCTGTCCGCCCTGCTCAAACAGGTTGAGCCGACCGCCAATGCGAAGTACGTCGAGTTCGTGACCGTCGTGCAGCGCGACAACATGCCGGGCGTGCGTGCGGCGGTGCTGGACTGGCCATATGTGGAAGGCCTGCGCATCGACGAAGCCATGCACCCGCTGGCCATGCTGGTGTTCGGCCTGTACGGCAAGGTCCTGCCCAATCAGAACGGGGCGCCTTTGCGGCTGGCGGTGCCGTGGAAGTACGGCTTCAAATCGGCCAAATCGCTGGTCAAGATCCGGCTGGTCGAAAAGCAGCCGGTGTCTTCCTGGATCAAGGCCGCGCCGCAGGAGTATGGCTTCTACGCCAATGTGAACCCGGCCGTGCCGCATCCGCGCTGGAGTCAGGCCAGCGAGCGGCGCATCGGCGAGGACGGCCTGTTCAGTCCGAAGCGCAAGACGCTGCCGTTCAATGGCTATGCGGATCAGGTCGCGGCCCTTTATCAGGGCATGGACCTGAAGGCCAATTACTGAGGCGCGCATGGCCCGGACCGGCGCGCCCGCTCCCCACGCTTCCACGGCGGCCGAAGCGTGTCGCGATGCCGCCACGCCCAAGGTCCAGTGGTCGGCGCTTGCGGTCGGGCGCGTCAAGCCCGCGCTGTTTCTGTTGGGAATGACGCCTTTCGCCCGCTGGATCTGGCTGGGGCTGAACAATGGCCTGACGGCCAATCCGGTGGAGTTCCTGACCCGTTCGTCCGGCACCTGGACGCTGGTCTGCCTGCTGGTCACGCTGTCCATCACGCCCTTGCGCCGCCTGACCGGGCAGCCGGCGCTGGTGCGGCTGCGCCGCATGTGCGGGCTGTTTGCCTTCTTCTACGGCTTCCTGCATTTCATGGCCTGGGTCTGGTGGGACCGGGGATTCGACCCTGGGCAGATGCTGGCCGATATCGGCGAGCGGCCCTTCATCACCGTGGGCTTTGTCGCCTTTGTGCTGATGGCGGCGCTGGCGGCCACGTCCACGCAGTGGGCCATGCGCAGGCTGGGCAAACGCTGGCAGCGCCTGCACCGGGCGGTGTACGCCATCGGCCTGCTGGCGGTGTTGCACTACTGGTGGCACAAGGCGGGCAAGAACGACCTGGAACAACCCATGATCTACGCCGCCGTGCTGGCGGTGCTGCTGGGCTGGCGGGTGGCCGCCTGGTGGCGGCGTCGTTCCTGAGCGCGGGCGGCTGCCGGCCGCCGCGCGGGGTCTGCCGCGGCGGCTAAGCCGGGGCTCAGGGCATCGCCATCATGATCGCCGCGGTTTCAGCGTCGGGCTGGCCGTCATAACGCGCCGGGCGGTAATGCATCTGGAAGGCCGCCAGCACGTTGATGGTGGCGCGGTCCAACGTGCCCGTTTGCGGGCTGGCGTAGCCCAGGCGTTGCAGCTGCTGCTGGAACCATGCGGGCGCGGGTAGCGGCTCGGCCTGCAGTCGCGCAAGCTGCGCCGCCGCGCCGGCCTCGTCGTACCAGCGGCCGATGCCGGCGGCCGCCAGCTGCTTCCACGGGAACAGCGGGCCGGGATCCACCTTGCGCTGCGGCGCGATGTCGCTGTGGCCCACCACATTCTCCGGCGCGACGCCATGGCGCTGGATCAGGTCGCGCACCAGGATGGTCAGGGCGCGGATCTGGCGGTCGTCATAGGCGTGCCAGACGCGGCCGCCGTCCGCGCCCTGGGTCCAGCCGGCGTTGACCAGTTCGATGCCGATGGACGTGCTGTTCATGGCTGTGATGCCATACCAAGAGCTGTTGCCGGCGTGCCAGGCGGCGCGCGTTTCGTCGACCAGGCGGTGGGCGCGACCCGCGGGGCTCAGCAGGTAGTGCGCGCTGACCTTGCCCTTGGATAGCAACTGCATGGAGCGCGCGTCGTCTTCGGTGGTGTAGTGGATCACGATGGCGCGCACGCGGCTGCTCTGGCTGACGGCGTTTACCGAGGTGTCCAGGTCCAGGCCGGCGGGGCCGCGCGTGGCGCAGCCCGCCAGGGCCGCCGCGGCGGCCAGGATGAGGGAAAGTCGCAGCATGGTCAGCGGGCCAGGAACAGGAACAGGGTGGGCAGCTTGTCGAGCTGAGGGGCGGGCAGTTTCTTCCACTCGGCGATGGTGTGGGTGGCCACCCATTCATCGCTGGTGGTGAGGGACCGCGCCACGCACAGCCGGGTGTCGCCCTTGAGGCTGGCCAGCAGCGTGGCGTACATGGCGGCGTTGCGGTAGGGGGTTTCGATCAGCAACTGGGTCTGGTCGTGGCGGGCGGAATGCTGCTCCCAGGCGCGCAGCTGCTTGGCTCGCTCGCCCGCGTCCACTGGCGCATAGCCGTGGAAGGCGAAGCGCTGCCCGTCCAGGCCGCTGGCCATCAGTCCCAGCAGGATGGAGGAGGGGCCGACCCAGGGTCGCACCGCGATGCCCAGGCGGTGGGCGGCGGCCACGACCTTGGCGCCGGGGTCGGCGACGGCGGGGCAGCCGGCCTCGGAAACCAGTCCGATTTCACCGCCTTGACGGGCGCTTTGCAGCCAGGACTGGATCTGTCCGTCGTCTGCCTTGTCGCTCAGCGTATGGATCGTGATTTCCTGCAGCGGACGCTCGGTGCCGACCAGCTTCAGGAAGGCGCGGGCGGTCTTGGCGTTCTCGGCGATATAGGTATCCAGCCTGCCCGCCAGGGCGCGGACCTCGGCCGGCAGCCAGCGCTCCGGCGCTGCTTCGCCCAGACCAACGGGAATCAGGTGCAGCGCGCCGCTCATGCCGCGGCTCCGGGTGCGGCCAGCGGATCCAGGCCGAAGCGCGCCAGCATGCTGGTCAGCGCGATCAGGGGCAGCCCGATGATGGCGGTCGGGTCGTCGCTCTGGATGCTCTCCATCAGGGCGATGCCCAGGCTTTCCGCCTTGGCGCTGCCTGCTGTATCGTAGGGTTCTTCCGCCCGCAGATAGGCGTCGATCGCCTGATCGGACAGGGGGCGGAAGCGGCAGCGGGTGACGATATCCGCCTTTTCGGTCCGCACGCCGTCGGTAACGGCCAGCGCGCTGTGGAATTCGACGGTCTGGCCGGCCAGCGCCCGCAATTGAACCCGTGCGCGCTCGAAATCTCCTGGTTTGCCGATGGGTTGCCCGTCCACCGTGGCAACCTGGTCCGAGCCGATCACGACGCAGCCGGGATGAGCGGATACCACCGCCTGGGCCTTGGCGACGGACAGGCGCAGCGCCAGCGCTTCCGGCGTTTCGCCGGGGTGTGGCGTTTCGTCCACATCGGGGGAAATCGCGATGAAGGGCAGGCGCAGACGGGAAAGCAGTTCCTTGCGGTAACGGGAGCTTGAGGCAAGAATCAGGCGAGGCTGTGAGGGCATGCGGAATTTGACGCTAGTACGTAAGTCACAGTATTATCTAACGTTTTGCGGCATTTTTGCAGGAACATCACCTCATGAGCAACGAGACCAAGGACGCCAAGCGCATGCCTGGCTCGGGCGATAGCGGTGGCGCTGACGGCAAGAATGGCGGCAATGGCGGCCGCGCCAAGGGTGCGGGCGGCAAGAATAATGGCGGTGTGGATCGCATCGATGCCTTCGCGTTTGCCCGGTTGGGCAAGGAAGCGCAGGGTACGGTGCCGCTGGTGCGCCTGACGCGTTTTACCGATGGGCTGCCTGAGCAGCCCGCCGGTGCAGCGGGTCTGGTGACCTGGTCGGTGCGCGGCGAACAAGGCAAGTCCGGCTTGCTCGCCGGCGAGCCGCTGCTGCACCTGCACGTGCAGGCCAATCCGCTTGTGATTTGCCAGCGCTGCAATGCGCCGTTCGCTTATCCGGTCGATAGCCAGACGCTGCTGCATTTGGTCAAGTCCGAAGACGATCTCGACGATGGGTTTTCCGCCTCAGGGCAGGGAGACGGCGAGGACGATGACGGCGAAGAAGGACAAGGTTTTGCGCCCGATCAACCCGAAAAGGTGGTGGGGTCGCATCATTTCGATCTGTTGGCCCAGATCGAGGATGAGCTCATTCTGAGCGTTCCGTATGTGCCCAAGCATGATGTATGCCCGGGCGCGCAGGCCAATGACGGCGACGCTTCCCAAGAGCCCGTTGTCAAGCGTCCGTCGCCGTTTGCGGTGCTGGAACAACTGAAGCACAAAGATTGAGATCAACATCGGGCCGCATCGCGTACAATGCGCCCCGTTTCTAGGAGTCATCATGGCTGTTCAACAAAACAAGAAGTCCCCGTCCAAGCGCGGTATGCACCGTTCGCATGATTTTCTGGTGAACCCGTCGACGGCTATCGAGCCGACCACCGGCGAAACGCACCTGCGTCACCACATCAGCC
The Achromobacter sp. AONIH1 DNA segment above includes these coding regions:
- the rpmF gene encoding 50S ribosomal protein L32, with the translated sequence MAVQQNKKSPSKRGMHRSHDFLVNPSTAIEPTTGETHLRHHISPNGFYRGRKVLKTKADE
- a CDS encoding SAM-dependent methyltransferase gives rise to the protein MSGALHLIPVGLGEAAPERWLPAEVRALAGRLDTYIAENAKTARAFLKLVGTERPLQEITIHTLSDKADDGQIQSWLQSARQGGEIGLVSEAGCPAVADPGAKVVAAAHRLGIAVRPWVGPSSILLGLMASGLDGQRFAFHGYAPVDAGERAKQLRAWEQHSARHDQTQLLIETPYRNAAMYATLLASLKGDTRLCVARSLTTSDEWVATHTIAEWKKLPAPQLDKLPTLFLFLAR
- a CDS encoding HAD family hydrolase; the encoded protein is MSMYTLVVFDWDGTLMDSTHSIVAAIQGACRDLELPVPSASDASWVIGLSLESALRRAVPELTQAMVPRFLERYRTHYLLRDPELRLFDGVPEMLDALAGQGIQLAVATGKSRIGLNRALAATGLGPRFAATRTADETFSKPHPAMLHELMQELDVTPEQVLMVGDTSHDLQMAINAGVHGLGVTYGAHTLKELEGCSPQAVLGSVPLVREWLLDRVRAAA
- the msrQ gene encoding protein-methionine-sulfoxide reductase heme-binding subunit MsrQ — translated: MARTGAPAPHASTAAEACRDAATPKVQWSALAVGRVKPALFLLGMTPFARWIWLGLNNGLTANPVEFLTRSSGTWTLVCLLVTLSITPLRRLTGQPALVRLRRMCGLFAFFYGFLHFMAWVWWDRGFDPGQMLADIGERPFITVGFVAFVLMAALAATSTQWAMRRLGKRWQRLHRAVYAIGLLAVLHYWWHKAGKNDLEQPMIYAAVLAVLLGWRVAAWWRRRS
- a CDS encoding RluA family pseudouridine synthase, with the translated sequence MSLSAMRKETSSPASPPAVRMVEVDAEHAGQRLDNYLLRLCKGVPKTHIYKAIRGGEVRVNKGRIQADYRVAEGDIVRIPPLRLPDPGAPKPVPAAEFPVVYEDDAMLVVDKPAGVAVHGGSGVSFGVIEQLRAARPQAKFLELVHRLDRETSGLLMVAKKRNALLALHAMLREGKGEKHYLALVEGDWVNDRQHIKLSLSKWTTQSGERRVKVDPDGQRAHTIVSLKQRFGGYSLVDAELRTGRTHQIRVHLASSGFPIVGDDKYGNDEVRAQFSRQGFGRMFLHAHRLTLAHPLTGETLTLTAELPPACLKLLKQLESV
- a CDS encoding N-acetylmuramoyl-L-alanine amidase, encoding MLRLSLILAAAAALAGCATRGPAGLDLDTSVNAVSQSSRVRAIVIHYTTEDDARSMQLLSKGKVSAHYLLSPAGRAHRLVDETRAAWHAGNSSWYGITAMNSTSIGIELVNAGWTQGADGGRVWHAYDDRQIRALTILVRDLIQRHGVAPENVVGHSDIAPQRKVDPGPLFPWKQLAAAGIGRWYDEAGAAAQLARLQAEPLPAPAWFQQQLQRLGYASPQTGTLDRATINVLAAFQMHYRPARYDGQPDAETAAIMMAMP
- a CDS encoding DUF177 domain-containing protein, translating into MPGSGDSGGADGKNGGNGGRAKGAGGKNNGGVDRIDAFAFARLGKEAQGTVPLVRLTRFTDGLPEQPAGAAGLVTWSVRGEQGKSGLLAGEPLLHLHVQANPLVICQRCNAPFAYPVDSQTLLHLVKSEDDLDDGFSASGQGDGEDDDGEEGQGFAPDQPEKVVGSHHFDLLAQIEDELILSVPYVPKHDVCPGAQANDGDASQEPVVKRPSPFAVLEQLKHKD
- the msrP gene encoding protein-methionine-sulfoxide reductase catalytic subunit MsrP codes for the protein MLIRKPDAIQSSEITPERVWRARRDLILGAGVAAAGLGLPGWAGRAWAANAPVGEPAVLPGQASPLSVMDKQTSLSDITSYNNYYEFGLDKSDPAAHAGKLQTRPWTVSVEGEVGKPRTFDIEELLKLAPMEERVYRLRCVEGWSMVIPWVGYSLSALLKQVEPTANAKYVEFVTVVQRDNMPGVRAAVLDWPYVEGLRIDEAMHPLAMLVFGLYGKVLPNQNGAPLRLAVPWKYGFKSAKSLVKIRLVEKQPVSSWIKAAPQEYGFYANVNPAVPHPRWSQASERRIGEDGLFSPKRKTLPFNGYADQVAALYQGMDLKANY
- a CDS encoding Maf-like protein → MPSQPRLILASSSRYRKELLSRLRLPFIAISPDVDETPHPGETPEALALRLSVAKAQAVVSAHPGCVVIGSDQVATVDGQPIGKPGDFERARVQLRALAGQTVEFHSALAVTDGVRTEKADIVTRCRFRPLSDQAIDAYLRAEEPYDTAGSAKAESLGIALMESIQSDDPTAIIGLPLIALTSMLARFGLDPLAAPGAAA